The nucleotide sequence TATGTACTGAGTATCTCTCAGGTCTCTATTGATAAAGTCATCACCTATTTCAGAGGCTTTTTTGAGTAAATTCTTGTATTTAGTAGGAGAAATGCTTTTTGTTTTATAGGCATTTTCTACTCTGGTGAGATATTGATTGAGTTCTTCTTCACTATTTAAAGAAGTAATATAATCAAAAGCAGTATATTCTCCTTTGTCACTATTTATTCTATGGAAAGTCAATGTTTTATTAGAAAAACTATCGTCGAACACTCGTGCCTTAGGAACAATGTGTTCTATCTCAATATTTTTACTAAACAACATATCTCGAGCTATAGGGGCATTAGTATATAGTTCTTTATAGCCATTGTGTTCCAATTCTTGATACAAGCGATAACGAATAATATCAGATTTCGTAGGATTCTTGATGCCAAATTCTTTCTGAAGTATTTCGCTAATCTTTTGATGTTCTAATTTAGCTTTGTTGATATTTTGGGTCATTTCATACCTCTTTTGCGCATTTTTCTTTAACTCACGAGCTAATTCAATGCGAATTTCATCGAAATGAAAATATTTTGTAATTTTCCCTTCAGCATCTCGTTCACTGTTTTTCTCAATCAAAGCGTTCACTACATTGATCATCTGATTAAGAATTTTCTCAACTACAGGATTTCTCAAAGCGTTCTTTTTAAGTAGTGGAATGATATTTTTCAGTTCACGAGCCTCTAATTCTTCTGTGGTTAGAGATAGTTTAGAGTGCTTATAACCTGCCTTTTCACAAGCTGTGCTATACTGATTTTCTTTTATATTAGGGTATATCTTGCGGATAGCTTTAGTAGATAGGCTACCGTAATCATCTTGCAAGGCTACATTGGCGAGTATTCTAGCGTGTTCTCTCTTAAAAGCGTATTTCTTTTCTAAGATTCGGTAAAGAGTTTCGTTACCAGAGGTAGAATCATCACTTTCATAGGAATAAAGCAAATGCCATAGCTGATAGGAATCCTGCTCTTCAAACTCTTTTACAGGCAAAAGAGGGTCAAAATAAAGGATTTTAGTACATATTCCTAATGTTTGAAAGATAGCTTTTACCTTTTCTCTGATTTCGGAAGCTGAAAGAGGAGATTCGTCTAAAGACCAATCGTCTTTTGCAGATTTTATCTGTAAAATATCTTTCACATCGTGAGCTTCCATTTCGACAATCTTCAAATAGGCTTCATAGAGTGCTTTTTGAGTGCGATTTCCTTCTAATTGATTGTAGTTGATTTCCCATTCTTGAGGAGAATAGCCTAATAATTTCAGTACTTTATCCGATTTTAGGTCTCCTTTTAGATTCAGTTCGTCAAAAAGGAGTTGTTTGCATTCCATATCCAAACTAAAAATCGTTTGAGAAGATTCATTGAGCAAATCTAACTGAGTAGTCTTAGCAGAGATTTTCTTTTTCCTAATACCTTTTCTTTTGCAGATAACATTATTGAGTATTTGCCAAATCTTAAATTCTTGAAACAAAGGAGAGGATTTAGGGACAACACGAGCTCCAATGTTTTTAGTTATAGTTTTTCCGTCTTTTTCTATCTCAATTTCTTTGCTCTCAAACTCACAAAATGATATCAATCCTTTTTGAGATTTAGGTTTACGTTGATAGAAAATTACCACATCACGGATTTGCTTTTTAAGTTCATCAGTCAATTCTTTGTGAAATGAAGCTTGAGTTTCCCAAATGCGTTCAAACTCATCTAAGTAATCCTGACGGTAAAACACTTTATTTTTAAGGCTATTATGCCTATTTTCCTGAAGCTTTGCATACAAGTATTGCCCTACTGTTTGACGATTGAAATAGAGTTCTTTACTTCTATCGGAAATAGCGCCTAAATAGCCACTTGCATTGTTCAAATTGTTGTTGATTTCGGTTAAGACATAAGCTACTTCTTCTTTTGAAAGTTGTTTAGATATAGCCTCCGCACGCCACTGATAGGCTTGCAAACGAACAGATTCTTTAGAACCTTTGTTTTCAGTTGTGTCAAAATGATATCTTTTAGAAAAAGCTTTTGAAGTAGCATCCTTACCTTTCCCTTGCAATTCTTTATAAAAAATATCTGTTAGGATATCAGGGTAAAACTGTTTTTGAAAATTCCAAACGAGGTCAAATTCTTTTTGTAAATCTGAACGATAAAAGTCTGGGAGGAGTTTTTTGTTTTGTTGAAGTAATTGTAGCGATAACTGTCCTGGAGTTAAGTTTTCATCATAGAGGCGCTTTGCTATAGCCATTCCATCTATTGCTTGTCCTTCGTCTTCAGTTTTTGCTTTTCTACTGCTTTTATAACCTCGTTTTTTATTAATAGCCAGTAGTATCCTAGCAAACTCTTCTTTCTCGATACGTTCGGTAACAGCTTTAGCTCTCAATTGCCAAGTAGAATGTGTGGTATTTTTGCCATTTTCAGCTAAGATAGAGGAGGGAGTAATTAGGTTTGCTTTCTGCAATAAATCTATGAGATATTTTCGCCTTTGTTGATAGCGATCAAGATTTAGTCTTGCTCCGTGCTTAAGGGTTCTATTGGCATTAGTAGTTATTGATTTTCCTTTTTCAAAGTCGGATTGTTCATCTGTGGTTAAAGACACAATACGCACTCCTAATTCCTTAATCTCTGATTTTTCTTTGTTTTCATCTTCTACAATATGGGCAAAACCTATTGAAGTGGTGCCCAAATCTAATCCAAGTATATTTTTCATTGTTTTGTAATTTGGTGAGGCAAAAATAACAAAAAGAAATGAAAAGTAAAAATAAATTAAAAAAAGATTTGCACATTAAAAATATTATACCTACTTTTGTCGCACAATTTGAAAGCAATTCACAATAAGGATTATTCCGTTGTGAAAACATTTAAAGGAGCCCTATCATTATATTAGTGATAGGGTTCTTTTTTATTCCTTATTTTTTGTATCTATAAGAATAGTTACAGGACCGTCATTACACAAGGCTACTTGCATCATCGCCCCAAACTGTCCTGTGGGCACTCGCTTTCCTAACAAACTTTCCACTTGCTTTATAAACGCCTCATAGATAGGAATTGCAACTTCAGGACGTGCTGCTTTTATATAGCTGGGGCGGTTGTTTTTTTTAGTAGAGGCGTGCAAGGTGAATTGCGACACGATAAGCACTTCTCCTCCTGCATCTTTTACCGAAAGATTCATCACCCCATTTTCATCGTCAAAAACGCGTAAATTCACTATTTTAGCCGATAACCACGCTATATCCTCATTGGTGTCGCTATCTTCTATACCTACCAATACTAATAAACCTTTATTGATAGAAGCTACTGTTTGCTTATCTATATCCACCGATGCGTGAGTTACACGCTGAATAACTACTCTCATAAAATATCTTTTTTTATTACTCTCCAAGTCCTTCTGAGTTTGTCTCTCAGATTTGTTAATATGCTGTTTTCTCCTCATCAGCAGAAGCATTCCACTTACATCTTCCTTCTTACTTTGCCAAAAAAATCATCATTATATCTTCTTTCCTTCTCCTTAGCTTCACTTTAAATTCGTCTTAGGTTCGTCTTTTCTTCGTTCATTGTTCGTCTTTCCTTCGTTCATTGTTCGTCTTTCCTTCGTCTTTTCTTCGAATAAATCCCAAATTCCAAATGCCTCTCCTACCCTACAATTTTTTTACTATTCATTGTCCATTCAAAAAACTTTTAACTCTTAACTACTTATACACCTTTTCCATAATAATCGTACAAGATTCTCCTGCCAATTCTCCTCACCTTTTGCTAATTATCACCTACCCGTGTGCCTCGCATTGCCTATCGTGCTACGACATTCTGAGACATAATCTCTCACATACCTACCTCCAAGCATTCACTAACATCTTTTACATCGAACTCACGCTATTTTTTGCAAATTAACACATTATCCGATAGTACTTTCACTCTATCACCATACGATTGTATCTCCCTAACAAAGTCTGGTGTAATTTTTAAGCGCAGTTTGAGTACAATCTCATTGTCAGTTTCTCTCACTACCTCTTGCGAAGAATGCAGAGGCATCGCTTTGAGGTATTCCGCCGGATTAG is from Capnocytophaga ochracea DSM 7271 and encodes:
- the cas9 gene encoding type II CRISPR RNA-guided endonuclease Cas9 (Cas9, originally named Csn1, is the large, multifunctional signature protein of type II CRISPR/Cas systems. It is well known even to general audiences because its RNA-guided endonuclease activity has made it a popular tool for custom editing of eukaryotic genomes.), which produces MKNILGLDLGTTSIGFAHIVEDENKEKSEIKELGVRIVSLTTDEQSDFEKGKSITTNANRTLKHGARLNLDRYQQRRKYLIDLLQKANLITPSSILAENGKNTTHSTWQLRAKAVTERIEKEEFARILLAINKKRGYKSSRKAKTEDEGQAIDGMAIAKRLYDENLTPGQLSLQLLQQNKKLLPDFYRSDLQKEFDLVWNFQKQFYPDILTDIFYKELQGKGKDATSKAFSKRYHFDTTENKGSKESVRLQAYQWRAEAISKQLSKEEVAYVLTEINNNLNNASGYLGAISDRSKELYFNRQTVGQYLYAKLQENRHNSLKNKVFYRQDYLDEFERIWETQASFHKELTDELKKQIRDVVIFYQRKPKSQKGLISFCEFESKEIEIEKDGKTITKNIGARVVPKSSPLFQEFKIWQILNNVICKRKGIRKKKISAKTTQLDLLNESSQTIFSLDMECKQLLFDELNLKGDLKSDKVLKLLGYSPQEWEINYNQLEGNRTQKALYEAYLKIVEMEAHDVKDILQIKSAKDDWSLDESPLSASEIREKVKAIFQTLGICTKILYFDPLLPVKEFEEQDSYQLWHLLYSYESDDSTSGNETLYRILEKKYAFKREHARILANVALQDDYGSLSTKAIRKIYPNIKENQYSTACEKAGYKHSKLSLTTEELEARELKNIIPLLKKNALRNPVVEKILNQMINVVNALIEKNSERDAEGKITKYFHFDEIRIELARELKKNAQKRYEMTQNINKAKLEHQKISEILQKEFGIKNPTKSDIIRYRLYQELEHNGYKELYTNAPIARDMLFSKNIEIEHIVPKARVFDDSFSNKTLTFHRINSDKGEYTAFDYITSLNSEEELNQYLTRVENAYKTKSISPTKYKNLLKKASEIGDDFINRDLRDTQYIAKKAKEILFQVTKNVLSTSGSITDRLREDWGLVDVMKELNMPKYQSLGLTEVEERKDGNKVTVIKNWTKRNDHRHHAMDALTVAFTKPSYIQYLNHLNARKDENNKNYSVILAIEEKETIKVPTNNGKNKRVFIEPIPNFRQVAKKHLEEIFISHKAKNKVVTKNTNKPAGTDKQQITLTPRGQLHKETIYGKYQYYINKEEKIGVKFDERTIAKVSNPVYREALLKRLQANDNDPKKAFAGKNALSKNPIYLDESKTKTLPEKVNLTYLEEDFSIRKDISPDNFKDLKSIEKVIDQGVKRILIKRLQAYDNDPKKAFVDLEKNPIWLNKEKGIAIKRVTISGVNNAQPLHIGKDHLGKTTLNKEGKEIPVDYVSTGNNHHVAIYRDKEGNLQEQIVSFFDAVVRAQQGIPIIDKTYKQAEGWQFLFTMKQNEMFVFPNATTGFNPAEIDLLDPKNKKLISPNLFRVQKIATKDYFFRHHLETNVETDNILKNVTWKREGLSGLKDIVKVRINHLGDIVSIGEY
- the dtd gene encoding D-aminoacyl-tRNA deacylase, with amino-acid sequence MRVVIQRVTHASVDIDKQTVASINKGLLVLVGIEDSDTNEDIAWLSAKIVNLRVFDDENGVMNLSVKDAGGEVLIVSQFTLHASTKKNNRPSYIKAARPEVAIPIYEAFIKQVESLLGKRVPTGQFGAMMQVALCNDGPVTILIDTKNKE